Proteins from a single region of Juglans microcarpa x Juglans regia isolate MS1-56 chromosome 5S, Jm3101_v1.0, whole genome shotgun sequence:
- the LOC121268354 gene encoding polygalacturonase inhibitor-like produces the protein MATPLLSFLFFTTLLFSAHSELCNPKDKKVLLKIKAAFNNPYVLTSWDPDTDCCVDWYIVTCDPTSNRINSLSVVTGSLSGQIPAAVGDLPFLETLDLHKQPNLTGPIPPAIAKLQRLTFLRLNWNNLSGPVPDFLSKLKNLTFLDLSFNNLSGPIPPSLSLLPNLNALHLDRNKLTGRIPYSFGTFSKVPDLYLSHNKLSGPVPTSFANMDFNVIDLSRNMLEGDASVVFGSNKTTQIVDLSRNLFKFNLSKVKFPKSLTSLDLNHNNINGGIPVEMTALNLQFLNVSYNRLCGQIPVGGKLQSFDYSSYFHNRCLCGAPLPSCK, from the coding sequence ATGGCAACCCCTCtcctctccttcctcttcttcacCACCCTCCTCTTCTCCGCCCACTCCGAGCTCTGCAACCCTAAAGACAAGAAAGTCTTGCTCAAAATCAAGGCCGCCTTCAATAACCCCTATGTCCTTACCTCTTGGGATCCAGACACAGACTGCTGCGTCGACTGGTATATCGTCACATGCGACCCCACCTCCAACCGTATCAACTCCCTCTCCGTCGTCACCGGTTCACTCTCCGGCCAAATCCCTGCCGCGGTGGGTGACCTCCCTTTCCTCGAAACTCTCGATCTCCACAAACAACCCAACCTCACCGGCCCCATCCCACCCGCCATTGCCAAGCTCCAACGCCTCACCTTTCTCAGGCTCAACTGGAACAACCTCTCCGGCCCAGTTCCTGACTTCCTCAGCAAGCTCAAGAACCTCACCTTCCTCGACCTCTCCTTCAACAACCTCTCCGGTCCTATCCCACCCTCACTTTCCCTGCTACCAAACCTCAATGCGCTTCACTTGGACCGTAACAAGCTCACCGGAAGGATCCCCTACTCTTTCGGTACGTTTAGCAAGGTACCAGACTTGTACCTCTCTCACAACAAACTATCTGGTCCAGTCCCAACCTCGTTCGCTAACATGGACTTCAACGTCATAGACCTGTCGCGTAACATGCTCGAAGGAGACGCGTCCGTGGTTTTCGGCTCGAACAAGACCACACAGATCGTGGACCTGTCGAGGAATTTGTTCAAGTTCAATCTGTCCAAGGTGAAGTTCCCCAAGAGCTTGACTTCGTTGGATCTTAACCACAACAACATCAACGGGGGCATTCCGGTGGAGATGACGGCACTGAATCTGCAGTTCTTGAATGTGAGTTATAACAGGCTGTGTGGTCAGATTCCAGTGGGTGGTAAGTTGCAGAGCTTCGACTACTCCTCGTATTTTCACAACAGGTGTTTGTGCGGGGCGCCGCTTCCCAGCTGCAAGTGA